CTGTATCCGCTACTTCCTGCATCAGCTGGACTATCCGGGCAAAGACGTGAAAGCCATCGGCAAAGTGGACGAGAAAATCGTTTTGGTTCCCGATACACGTTACAAAGACAAAACTGTCGAACTCGGACACGATTAATTTGTAACATTACCAAAGGCCGTCTGAAATTTCATCTTTCAGACGGCCTTTTCTTAATCCTCGCGATTCCAGTACGTTTTTTGTGCGAATACCAATTTATTGTCAGTGAATTTCACACTGTCCAAATTCAATGCCCAAACATCGCTTCTCATCACTCTGGCAGCAGGATGCGCTTTGTAATACAAAGACTGCGCCACTTTCAAATCCGCTTCATCTTCAATCAAAGCGGCGGTCGCCGCAAACTGAATGCCGCTGATTTTCGTGATGCTGTCAGGCTGTCCGGCAATGGTACCGGCTACTTTGGCAGAGCGGCTCATTATTCCGCCATGCTTCGTTTTCAAAGATGTCAGCACAATCAATCGGGCATTCGCCTCGTCAAATACATAAAAACAGCAAGCCGCCCAAACTTCGCCCTCTTCCGCAGCAGCAATACTGACTACATGATGATTGCTCAAAAACTTCACTATATTGGCAGGAATCGTTTGCATGGTTTTTATCTTCCTTCTCAGTAAACGTAATTATGCCCAGGCCGTCTGAAACATCATCCCTGCCAGCGCGGCACATCGTTTTGAATGATGCCAAACAAGTCCAAAGCATGAGAGACGCTGTGTGTAATCATATCTTCAATGGATTCGGGCTTCTGATATAAAGCCGGAACGGGAGGAAACACAATGCCGCCCATCTCTGTCACGCGGCGCATATTTTCAATGTGCGCCAAGTTTAACGGAGCTTCACGTACCATCAACACCAACTTGCGCCGCTCTTTCAACGTTACATCCGCCGCACGGCTGAGCAAATTATCGGCAAATCCATGGGCAACCGAAGCCAAAGTTTTCATTGAACACGGCGCAATCAACATTCCATCCGTCAAAAACGAACCGCTGGCAATACTTGCCCCGACATTACGGACGGAATGCACGACATCCGCCAAAGCATAAACGTCTTCTTTGGTGTAATCCGTTTCCAAAGCGCGGGTCATCTCCGCCCCTTGCGAAACCACCAAATGCGTTTCTACCTGATGCTCACGCAAAAGCTGCAAAGCTTTCACGCCATACTGAAAACCGCTGGCACCGCTGATGCCGACAACCAAACGCTTCATTGTATTTCCCTGTCTCGTCCTAAAGATATAGTGGATTAAATTTAAACCAGTACGGCGTTGCCTCGCGCCTTGCCGTACTATTTGTACTGTCTGCGGCTTCGTCGCCTTGTCCTGATTTAAATTTAATCCACTATAAATGAAAGTCAGATTCTCAAGACGAAAAAATAACCGCTAAAAAGCGGTTAGATTTTCTAATGTGGTGCCGACAGCGAGATTTGAACTCGCACAGCCTACGGCCACTACCCCCTCAAGATAGCGTGTCTACCAATTCCACCATGTCGGCATAAATCAAATTGTCTTACTGCTGCTGAGGATTCGGTGCAACAGGAGTTGTATTGTTTTGTGCAGGCGTTGCAGGCTTAGGAGCTTGCTGGGTCTGCTTCACATCGCTGAAGTCTAAACCGTGCTTACTGGAGTGGGTGTGAATATACACCATCGCCATGCAGGTCGCAAAGAAAAATGTTGCAGCAATGGCAGTCGAGCGGCTGAGGAAGTTGGCATTACCGGCAGAACCGAATACGCCTTGCGCGCTACCGCTGCCGGAACCGAACGTTGCGCCGGCATCCGCGCCTTTACCGTGTTGCAACAATACTAACACGATTACGGCTAAAGCGGAAATAATATTAATGATCCAGATAAGGGTTTTAAAGGCTTCCATATGTTTTCTACGAGGCTTGTGCTGCGTTGATGATGGCGGTAAAGGAGTCATATGATAATGACGCGCCACCAACCAATGCGCCGTCTACATGAGGTACTGCGAAGATGTCGGCCGCGTTATCCGCTTTCACACTTCCGCCGTAAAGAACGCGGATTTTAACATCGCTTCCGCACAAAGACAAGATTTCTTTGTAGATAAATGCGTGCATATCGGCGATTTGTTCGACGGTGGCGACTTTGCCTGTACCGATCGCCCAAACCGGCTCGTAGGCAACGGCGATGTTTTTGGTGTTCAAACCTTGCAGAATGGAAAGTTGGTGGGCAATGACTTCGTGTTCTTTACCGGCTTCGCGCTCTTCCAAGCTTTCGCCGACGCACAACAATGGAATCAGGCCGACGTTGAGGACGTTTTCCATTTTGCGGCGTTGGATTTCGTTTTTCTCGCCGAAATAAAGGCTGCGCTCGGAGTGGCCGATGAGAACGATGTCTGTACCGATGTCGGCAAGCATTTCGGCGGACACTTCGCCGGTGTATGCGCCGTTATTCGGGAAACGGCTCACGTCTTGCGCACAGGTCAAGATGCGGTTGTTGAGGACTATCTGCATGGCGTTGTGCAGTTGCAACAGATAAACGGTCGGAGCGGCCAGGCCGATGAGGACGCGTTCGGCGGTGGGCATGATGCGGAAGCGGTGCATAAGCGCATTGTTGTTTTGGAGTCGGCCGTTCATTTTCCAGTTGCCGATAACCCATTTTTGGTCCCACATTCCGATTTGGTGATACATCTTTATTGCTCCGTGTGTTGGTTGTTGCTTGCTGTAGCGTCGTGTAATGTGAAAGTTTAGTGGATATATGTGCGCTTGGCAATTATTAACGAGCCTCCGGGGTCGTCTGAAAGATGGCACACTCTCCGACAAGGATTTATAATGTACGCTTCGATAAAATTAAGAATTGAACGGAGCACAAATATGGACTTTGAAAAAGCGCGTTTCAATATGGTTGAACAGCAGATTCGTCCGTGGGATGTCTTGGACTTCGACATTTTGGATGCTTTGGAGGAGATCGAGCGCGAACATTTTGTCGGCGAAGCTTTTCAAGGTTTGGCCTATGCGGATATGGA
This genomic interval from Neisseria flavescens contains the following:
- the secG gene encoding preprotein translocase subunit SecG; the encoded protein is MEAFKTLIWIINIISALAVIVLVLLQHGKGADAGATFGSGSGSAQGVFGSAGNANFLSRSTAIAATFFFATCMAMVYIHTHSSKHGLDFSDVKQTQQAPKPATPAQNNTTPVAPNPQQQ
- a CDS encoding pyridoxamine 5'-phosphate oxidase family protein, which codes for MQTIPANIVKFLSNHHVVSIAAAEEGEVWAACCFYVFDEANARLIVLTSLKTKHGGIMSRSAKVAGTIAGQPDSITKISGIQFAATAALIEDEADLKVAQSLYYKAHPAARVMRSDVWALNLDSVKFTDNKLVFAQKTYWNRED
- a CDS encoding UbiX family flavin prenyltransferase gives rise to the protein MKRLVVGISGASGFQYGVKALQLLREHQVETHLVVSQGAEMTRALETDYTKEDVYALADVVHSVRNVGASIASGSFLTDGMLIAPCSMKTLASVAHGFADNLLSRAADVTLKERRKLVLMVREAPLNLAHIENMRRVTEMGGIVFPPVPALYQKPESIEDMITHSVSHALDLFGIIQNDVPRWQG
- the tpiA gene encoding triose-phosphate isomerase, whose protein sequence is MYHQIGMWDQKWVIGNWKMNGRLQNNNALMHRFRIMPTAERVLIGLAAPTVYLLQLHNAMQIVLNNRILTCAQDVSRFPNNGAYTGEVSAEMLADIGTDIVLIGHSERSLYFGEKNEIQRRKMENVLNVGLIPLLCVGESLEEREAGKEHEVIAHQLSILQGLNTKNIAVAYEPVWAIGTGKVATVEQIADMHAFIYKEILSLCGSDVKIRVLYGGSVKADNAADIFAVPHVDGALVGGASLSYDSFTAIINAAQAS